The Hydra vulgaris chromosome 05, alternate assembly HydraT2T_AEP genome includes the window GTTGATGTTGGATTGACATCGTACAAAAAGATAACTCTTCTTTTATATTTCGCTTTGAGCGTGTTTTTTCTTCGCACAGATTAAAACCACACAATGTTGCAAGCTTAGCAAACCCATTATTGCGTTTAACAGGAGCTTCAGCTGAAACATGAAATTGCAAATCAATACTTGAATCATTCAcatctaaaaatgaaaacaagtatttatatttgtcaaaatgtaatcaattttttaacaacactgaaaatgtaaaaaaagtaaaatttatatataaatttaaaaacaaatgttttttaacaaacatgAATTTTAGGTTTATAACTAACCACTTCTCGaataattttgttcattttgcaAACAAATGTTTGTATGCGTTGATTTTCGAGGATATTGTCGGAGTgctgaatttgaaaattttttcataagtttGCATTCTgcttcttgattttttttttctgtaagacACTCGTTTGTTCTCGGATCAAAGAAACATACTAGCAAACTTTGCAgcttttgtttcgtaaacatCTTTTTTCAACAAAGTATACCTTCATGAACTTGAGAAGACTAGCTCGTAACATGTTTTCTCTTTCCACCGTAGGAGATGGTTGTAGAAGAAAATATTTAGCTGAAGATTCTTTTCAAGAAAGTTCATTAACGTATTTTGGACAAATTTTGCCGAAGAAAGTGTTGGAAAATTTTTAGTAGAGAGTAGTTTAGTTGCTTTAAAAAATGGAGCAAGATTATTAGGTAAAATGTCTAGGAACTTTCAGTCATCTGATAACAAAGTTAATTTATTGAGTTTATTAATCTGTTTCTCTGTTAACCTATTGATAGTGCAAGGAACTatggtaattttattataaacatatttcgCTTTTATTATCTTACTAACCATCAAAATCGTTGAGTTCCAAAGTACATGAAAATCTGACGATAATTCCAGTCCCTGCTTTTAATCTCACTAAAAACAAATGGTTGCAAAACAGAAGATCGTTTAATAAGAGCTATCgtcttttttaacttgaataatATGCcggatgaaaaaataaataactgatCAACAATTTCATCGGTTGACGCTTCCTCCTCCTCGCTACATTCTTCATCTGAGTTAACGTCTTCTTTGTCATAAGTGCATGCAATTTCTTTTTGATCGTCAGATGAAATATTTCCATAAGATTCAATATCGctttcattataattattttaatatgtaagATCTTCATCTACATCTGCTGTGCTATCTAATAAGTTATGTGATTGTTTATTCCACAATTTGATTCCATGGTTCAAAACAAGATTgaaattataacaaatgtatGAAAGTCGTAAAGCAATAGATTTTATCtcctttttaaaatcttcagcGTTGTCAGTtgttattcaaataattttagattcaatttcaagtttattaatttgttcTTGTACAAATGCTTTGTACAAAGTCTATTACTTAATTAACTTCCGTAAAATCTATGAAAGCAAactgtttttgatttatatttaaacttttttgttaagtaatgcGCTGTTACGCAAAGCCAATACGATCCAACTCAATTTTTCCACAAATCTGTTGCTAGTGCTATGTAGGTAACTGATTTAAGCTTGGCTTTAAGATCATTCTTGTATTGATAGTACAGCTTTCTCAATCGATTAGCTATTATCTTTCAATGAGGTGGCTTGTAATGCGGAGCAAGAGTGTTTAGAAGGAGTTGCATGCCATGTTTATGAAAATCGTTGAAAGGGCAGCAATCTTGAATAATGCAATTTATTATGTCTTCATCTATTTCATCTCTGTTCTGTGTTCCGAGGAATTGGTcttgagcaattttttttgtaagaatcgTAAAGGTATGATTTTTTATGAACATGAAATATATGTTTCCGCAGATTTGGCTCAGGCCCACATACGAGCTTTCCATTTTCTGGACACATCAAGCAAATATACTTATTAGATTcggaaacaaaattattaaattcggAAAATAGTGACTTAATGGGCAATACCTTCAATTTACAGACTGATTTGATCATTGTCAGTATCAGAATTCGAacctataatataaaaaaaccttgTTAGAATATATTTGACGTATCAACGCAAATTAAAGACCGATTTCAAACACATGACTGTACAAGAGTATTTTTACcggttataatttttttaaattattattacgCTCTGTTTTCATTAGCTAACATGTTCATAtcttattatacaaaataagtttacgAATATACCGCCAGATTGACCTCTAGATTCTACAGTTTCTATGTTTCTTTGAGATAATGACAAACGTTTTTGACGATGTATGTTGATAAAGGCTTGCATTCGAAATAAAGATCTTTTAGATAATTTtctgtctttatcttttttcCTGCCATAtcagtcaaaataaaaattaggcgGTACTGATGCTTTGATctcgtttatattttttatacaaattcaataatgaaatgaaaataaaaataaataaatatatcaacCACATATTTTCACTAGAATGATAAATTCTAGTATATTTAAATGGAAATaggcaaaatattaaaatttactacGAAAAAGTATGAAAAAGTCAAGGCAATCTGATTTCTGATATTTAACAGTAGTTAGTGGAAGTGGAACTCCgattttttgagcttttttaacagttctgttaacaaaaaaaaagaattactcaaggctgctcttttttttttttttttaatttggttttctttttcatttttttgtaactaatgATGTAATTTATTGCTGGAAAAAGACTCTCAATATCATATTTAAGTTATAAGAGCATTGGCGTGTATTCCACGGAGAAATTCTTGTATCTGTTcaggatattttatttttatgatttttatttgatggtacGTCAGAACATAATTTCTGTTTCTCAGAAAGTTCAATttctttccaaaaaaatatagttttacgCTTTAgataaaaccaaaatatttgttatgatTGTATTACTAAATACTTGCCACAAAGGGCCTCACCTGGGGGCCATGTGGCAGCGGGTAACCGAAGGGGTCTTAACTCTTTGTAAAAAGATACATGGTCTCTTATATACCGTCTATAGAATATGAAAAGTATatagaagacttaaaaaatatttatttttatttatagatttttgcCTCAAACATGTTAACATTCTTATAAGTATTcttaattgttaacaaaaatacttataagCATGTTTAcggttaaatattttgtaaacaatttttatacaaaaagttttataaatgaacttatataataaatatatttgataaaaacttaaaaaatgttatttccCAAAATAAACAAAGTGTTCATTTTTTCgttataaatcttattttagaTCAACAGCAAAACATAGCAATATATACTTCctcttgcttttttaaaataaaatcttatttggAATGTGTGTAACTCGCAGAAGATATCGCAAAAACATTTTGAGTTTTAACATTTCATTTCCAACCGCAGATTGCCGTACGTTATTTACGGAATGaaaatatatagacatataatgtgtgtgtatatatagacatttttaaaataaaaaagtctatatatacacacattcaGTATGAAActttgtaaagaaataaaaatttttagtagctattattgaaaaaaaatataaaaaaatattttttaatgaaactttttttacttatactatattttaatacccaattgtgcggccgtggcgcagtggttagagcgcttgctttttAAGCAGGAGATcgaggttcgaaacgagctctggacatattttcgcgtcacggtaagggaGGAGGCGTGAACCTccttaaatgcacttccgcgttAAATGCactcctggttaaatgcacttccgcggtgccctgtgacaagaccgtaagAACTTCTTAGGgcgcctaaaaaaaaaaaacttttataattgtaGCATATAATATAATTCGATATAAAACcaagtatataaacataataacaaataccacaaatataaaaataaggtaacaataataaatgtataacatTTAATGTGAAAATTATAACTATCCAATACATGTTACATATGTTAGCTTATGTAACAGTACGAAGTGGAGATATTTTGATGtataaagctattttattttttatagccATTAGTTGCTTTTATAGCGCATATAAGTTGTGCATATCGATGCCCCTATAGATATGTCTagaatataacaaataaaaatttgtttcagacttttaaagttttatgtaaaacttgtataacaaaatactcaaaaatgaCGAAATTAGCGAAATCATAGTGGATGGTGGTTTTTAACCCAAACTCACTTTTAACCAACTCAGTTGTTTACTGCTGaaaactataataattttttttatatttttataacttctattTCTTTACAGATCTACTCTCTAAAAAAATAGAAGTCTCTAattgcggccgtggcgcagtggttagagtgcttgttttataagcaggagatccaggttcgaaacgaacTCTGGACaaattttcgcgtcacggtaaggaagaaggcgtgaacttcccggTTAAATGCACTCCGCggttctctgtgacaagaccgttaggacttcttggggcacctaaaaataaaattaaaaaaaaaaaaaatatggtaatTTTGGCATAATGATACGGTAATTTTGGCATActtaagaaaataaagaaaaattcattgaaaaatgggttgataaattttaaatgtcataAGAAACTGTCCTTTAGAATGAACTTATTACACCCAATTGGCGTTTTAGGGAGTTGCAAGccctattttgttatataaacaCGACAAAAGCAGCCACCATTAGTAGTATATTTCCcaattattctttaaataagtGCTAACATGATTTCCTGCTAAATCGACACAATGCCCTAAACTGTTTATTAATCGCAAACAGATTATTTTTaatggttatttttatttaaataatcattaaaatgacCAAATATAGCTAATGCTTAGATGGATGCTCAAAAAACTAGGGGCATAGGTGACACAAAAGCTGGACGTCTTTATAATCATGCTTATTCAAAAGATCCGGAATCTTCAAGTTTTATGCTTCCTCAAACACTTATAAAGcctcataaatatatatatatatatatatatatatatatatatatatatatatatatatatatatatatatatatatatatatatatatatatatatatcatatgcTATTTCTCCATTTTTCTATTTCcctaattttagatatttaaaaaactcagaATACAGTATCTCTCACTCTCCCTCACTCTCTCTCcctcactctctctctctctctctcactctctctctctctctctctctctctctctctctctctctctctctctctctatatatatatatatatatatatatatatatatatatatatatatatatatatatatatatatatatatatatatatatatacgttcgGTTTTGCCGAACGTTCGGCGCATCCctaatatacaaataaacaaatattgtaCATGTATAATAAATGTACATTAGGCAGGTCCGTTTTTAGGGGTTGAAAAAACTATAACTTTGCCACTTTATTTTCCCATTCTACGTTGGTATACAAGACTttctctgaaaaaaattttgaaaaatttcaaatttcctGACCTCCCTAGGggtttgaatattttatatttagtacatttttagtgaatttttttttttttaatttgcactaCCGGACTTATGCGGAGGTATAAACACAGCGcgcaataatttatttaatgaaactgCGCTGcgtttgtaactttttaaatttaaaatggcaaTATCAACACGTTCAAAtactgaaatatatttattaggaCAAACCCACGAAATTGATTGCAGAAGTTTGTCTACGAAAGGCGacgttttaagatatttttatcaCTGCTGCAGATTactaaatttcaataaaaataaaaaacacaccGAAATTATATCTTGCCCTCTTGATATAAATCACGAGCTGCTTTGTAATGATAAAACATGTCAGCTCAAATGCGTTGTTTCTGCTCTTAGAAAACCGTGGCTTATGGGTGGTATACCACACATTAGTTGTAGAAGTATTAGGTAGCTAtcgatttaaataatatttatagtttattacataattattgataattattgatataaaaatttaagctaaatgacaaataaaaatttgttaatttattttagggAAAATGTTTCCAAATTAATATATCATCACAAGAAACTGGTATCATATCGTTCAAAAAAAACGGAAACACAAAAGCTacatgaaaatagttttttggcATTAGAAAAAGAATTGTTTGACATAGGGCACccaaaactttatgaaataattgaaaaagataGAATTCGATCAAAAGATGCAAAAGAATGcgatattttgttttatgaagACCAAAAAACTGCAAGAACAATGGTAATTGACAAAATAgacaaaatatatcaaaaagtttattccaACAGAGAGTTTCGCAAAAGGAAAGCAAAGGAGTTTGAGCAAATGGAGGAATCTACCACAAAAAACTCgaagttaaaacaattttcatcaaataGCAATTGTATTAATGGAAATCAAGagttatttttgttagaaaattttgataatgatAAACAATCAAtgataattgaaaaacaatCAACTAACATAAAACGAAATAAAGTGACAGTAACAGTAGATATTGATGAACTTATCAAAAAAACGTCAATATTTTGTGGGCGTTTTGGAATTTCTGTTGGAGTACAGACAGGATTATTAGCATTATTTTTAAGATCTGGAAATATCAATCTTAATGAAGTAAAACTTTCAAAGacaaaagtagaaaaaataagaaaagatttatatttaagtGAATCagaattaattaaagaaaaaataaaataaaaatgtaaaaatagtaatttaattttgcacattgatacaaaaaaagttacagCTTTAAATGAAAACTATATTTCTGAAGTAAATGAACGTCTAGCTATTGTTGTTACAAGTCCAGACTGGGATTTAAATACAAATGGAAAGCAACAGGATGAGCTGCTAGGCATAGTTGAATGTCAATCAGGAAAAGGATATGATCAAGCATTGGCatgttttaatgttataaaaaagtttggaatTGAAAGCTTTATAATTGGAATTTGTGCTGACACAACAGCATGTAACACTGGTTGTAATAAGGGTTGTATAAGTATTTTAGGAGAACTTTTAAATCGACCTCTGTTAAGGCTTCTTTGTAGAAAACATTCTCAAGAACGACATATTTTACATGCAATAAATGCAATCACTAAAACAGAAAGCAAAGGTCCATCAAAATCTATTTACACAAGATTCAAAGCTGCTTGGCCAATGAATTatgaaaatgttcaaaaaaatatggATCAGTTATCAAAGTTTCCGTGGTGCAAAGTTAGTGGAACTCCATTAGAAGATATggctaaaaaaagtttatctttttgCAAGAAAGCTTTGGAACTTCATACTTTCCCCAGAAATGATTATAAACATCTGTGTCAATATGTCATTGTTTTTCTGGAAGGAAGGGAGGCAGTTCCTGGATTTATTATACACAAACCAGCTGCTGAACATGAAGCTAGATTTATGGCAGATGCTTTATACATTTTGGCAATGAAGCTTACTCAACcaatcataaagtttttaacccTTGAGGAAGAAATAGTATTTTCAAAGGCTGCAATATATGTAGCTTCAGTTTATGCAAAAAACTTTCTTCAATCAAGTCAAATTGCTTCTGCTGCTCATAATGATTTGTGTACGGTTAAAGAGATGataaaaatgaaagattttgATGCTGATGTCCCTCAAGCTTTTATTTCAAGCTATCTTAGACATAGTCATTATCTTTCTGAAGAAacagttgttttttgtttatttgataaaagtcTTGAcaataagttaaagaaaaagttgctcagcagttattaaaaacaaatttacctgaagtctttaaacttaaaaagtttaagcctgtagaaataaatgaaaattcaGAACTTAATGATTACGTTGGTCAAAATTCTTggctaatatttaaaatagttcctTACTTATCAAAGTGGTTAGAGAGTCCACCTGATTTGTGGACTCATGATtctgattataaaaatatgcaaaggtTTATAAAGAGATTAGTCTGTGTCAATGACTGTTGTGAAAGAGCTATTAAATTGGTAAAAGACTATCGATTCAACAATTAAAGAGGAAAAGTTACAAGATATTTTACTGGTTTTGAAGGAACACAGAGttaattttccattttataaatgtaactgGTCCAAAgaaatacttaataaattgtaagaaaagtttttataagaaaaatttaactgaatttttatgtatattatttacaaaacgtGTTTGTAAAACCTTTAGTCaaagtattttacatttttaacagtttacttttattttttatctttattaagtaCAATATTTGGATtacttatttaacaaacttattaaatgcaaattttattaagttttttaatgaatatttaagagtatttagataaatatacaattaaaaacatagtaaaaaccaggtctttaaaagaaaccaggtcatatttcaaaatgtgttatctcgagaaattttaaatatttcgagCTCAAATTTTATACGAACCTTCCTAATAGTAGAGCCAActcacccaaaaaaaaaattactagtttTGTTGGTCTTTGATCCAATTAAGACAGCAATTTAACGAATAATTGgtcaaaaatgactttttttaaaatattcaaaccCTCAGGGAGGTCaggaaaattgaaatatttttaaaacttttt containing:
- the LOC136080444 gene encoding uncharacterized protein LOC136080444; the encoded protein is MAISTRSNTEIYLLGQTHEIDCRSLSTKGDVLRYFYHCCRLLNFNKNKKHTEIISCPLDINHELLCNDKTCQLKCVVSALRKPWLMGGIPHISCRSIRENVSKLIYHHKKLVSYRSKKTETQKLHENSFLALEKELFDIGHPKLYEIIEKDRIRSKDAKECDILFYEDQKTARTMVIDKIDKIYQKVYSNREFRKRKAKEFEQMEESTTKNSKLKQFSSNSNCINGNQELFLLENFDNDKQSMIIEKQSTNIKRNKVTVTVDIDELIKKTSIFCGRFGISVGVQTGLLALFLRSGNINLNEVKLSKTKVEKIRKDLYLSESELIKEKIK